ATGGTATTAGAATTTGCATGTTAGAAGACTTTAACAAGACAGAATATCCCATGAAAAGTTATCTTGGCTCTAACTTATCTTAGGGTATaagtagtttaattaaataatgatagTTGTAGTTATCTATCTAAGTcagtcttttaattatttataacatTATAGTGCATAAGTCATTTAGCAGTaggtttttattgtttattgtaGGAGTTTATCTCCAAGTCTAAGTCTTGTATTCCTTCTATTTAAACGATATCATTAAATGAATAATGAAACAGAAAATTAATCTCAAGCCTAATGTTTGAAAAGGTCTAAACTTCTTCAAAAGATACGAATTTCGGTggattttgtttcaaaatgctGTGCCTTGCATCTTTAACTGTTATCTGGCTTTCACGTAGGCCTTGCTTTTCTCCCAAATCTTCCAATAATACTCACTTACAAGGTTGATTTGGTGACTTTTAATCAATTACCATGTGCTAATACCACAAACTTCTGATCTATTGATAACAGAGACAATGCACCACCGCAAAGTCAGCATCATTTGCCACCCACAAGGCATAACGTGTGCTATTAACTGAGGGCGCCTAGGTGGGCATTCCCTTATTTACAAGAAATCAGGCGTGGTCAGACATAATCCATTGATGGCTAATTGTCAAACAGCTAGTGCCAGCCATGAGCATATTAGTCCATAGCTATTTTATTGCATCTCCATCAATGGGAGAGAGGCTATATATAGCCCCCTATTAGATCGGTTGAGGCATCAGAAAATTACTGAGAAATTTGAATGTCAAACAGTGATATATTTATCTCAatgcatgttttttttattattattgattttagACTGTTGATATTGCCACAAGATCAAACAGCAAGCCTAGCTGTTTTCGTTTGAAGGTTCTTTAACTTCTTTTCCTAGGGTTTGCATTTGATGTCAATCCCGCCAACGTTACAGTTTCCTCAAAAAGCTTAAAGCTTAATTTGGAGAAAGGGCTTGAGTGGCAGGAAGGTGCTTGCACAGATTGGCCGTCACCATTCATGCTCTTTGCTAGTATGCACATCTTTCTTGTCATCATTGGGTTAGAGCATATAATTGCATCAAGAATTTGTTTGGACACCCTTTTCAATTCAACTATTAAAACAGAAAATGCAGCTCCTTTCTGTTAAAAGTGATAAGAAAGAGTTGTCGCTCATGTCAGCAACAAACTACACCACATAATTTTCACCTCAGAGCTTTCTCTTAGGTAGTTTCATCCAAACCAAACTGAAACCAAGTATTGGGATTTGATGGAGAACCTAAATTGCAATGCTAGAGTAGTTAACTACACACATATGAGCAATAACTCATGCTTAgagctgacaattttttatacgactcaTGAACCCTACACAAAATTAGCGGATTATCTAAAGTTGAAgggtctgacccgtttaattaaattagtcgggttagggttgacctatatagtcttatattcatgcATCGACATTCGACACGATCCAAACTTGACACACAACATAAAGGACGGCAATttttagggttgaggatgagTTGGGTTATAATTAACCTATAAGTCTTATACCCATGCCTTAATACGACTCGAACCCAACATGTAAACAAGAATTGTCACCCCTACAATCATGCTCCATAATGGAGTGAAAAAATACAGAAGAGCATATGCAACCAATAATAATTAATGGCAACAGGGAGTTGGAGAATATATATACAACTTATTGATtgataaaaaatttctaaattgTGTTTCGGCAAATAATGGAAGGTATTTACAATAATCATGGACAATGAAACCTTAAACCATTCCTTAATTAAAATCTGCACAAACTGTTGGTTCAATGAGAACAGAGCAATTCTTCTTCTAAGTAACCTCCCTTGGTAAGGGATGGGTAATCAAACACGTCATTCTTCtttatcatttgcatttctccTTCATGATCCAATATGACACCAAGGCTTATCAAGCACTGTTCATCTTCTTGTCAGCAATATGGTGAGACCAAGTTCTTTTAGCAGGACTCCGCTTGAATGCTTTAACTCCTAATGGATTGTCTTTGCTCTGATTCATGACATAAAATAAGCAAACCAGGACAAAGTgagggaaaaagaaaggaggTGCTACGATCTATAAGAATCCTAATGgaaagaaaacaataataattaccaTTCGGCAAGCTCCAACATCAAGATCACAAATGGGATACTCCTGAGGGCAGCAGCTGTAATGATCATCACAGCAGGTTGCAGACTCCAAGGGGCAGCATCCCCATCCAAAGCAGAAATCGCCATACTCATATATACAACAGCATGTGGTTCCTGCCGAGCATGAGTAGTATTCATCACAGACATTGTCTGGCCTTGCAGGAGGAGATGGTGGAGAGGGACCAGGGTTAGGAGGATTCGGACCGTTCTTGATGGGGTAGGATGGCTCGATAGCGATCCCGCACTTGCCAGTGGTGGTGGTGCTAGCCACATTACGCTCCAACTTGATGTATCCATTCTCCCCCCAGCTTGAACCCCAAGAGTTCCTCACAAGCCAGTAATCAACACCATTTTCTGTACCATATCCGACGGCAACCACGCCGTGGTCTAGTTGCGTTCCGCAGAGCCCGGTGAAGATGCCCTGAATCGACAAACATGGAATTTGAAAGCTAGAAGATTAAGGCGAAGAGAAGGAAAATCTTTGTTGTTATAGGACTTGTTTAGAAGACCATGGTTTTGAGTCTTCATGCTGCTAAGGCAAATAGTTAAGGTAAAGGAGTTTTAGACCAACTTCCCTTGGCCAGGAAGGGCAGCATGTTTGGATTGTCAGCTGAATGATACAAGAGTTAAGCTCCACTACATTTTTCATTAGTGGGTCTTTGTAGCATGAACTACATAATTATCATTGTTGAGCTTACACTGATATCACATCCAATTGAGATTAGAAgtaaaatgaaatgtatatgatgttagaatataatttaaatgattaagtctacaatttcctatcaatttaagcttttgaaataagtggtgatttaacaatgaGATCATATAGATTACCGAGTCATAGAGTTGGAAAGCTCTGCCACCAGCTTCGATGGCAACACTAACTGGTTGATTTGCCACGGCCTTCTTCAAGGAGTTTTCATCATTTTCAGGAACATCTTCATATCCATCGATGGTCACAACCCTTGCATTTTTCTGAAGTGACAACAGACATTAGAACATAGCATACAACAATCTAACAAAAACGCAAAAGCAAATGCTCTAATTCCAATCAACTAAAACTTTTTcctacaaaaacaaaaggaaaaacaacatGGATTTGCAACAAACCCGGTTGGTATCACAAGCACCATCACGAGCACGGTACGGGTAATCTTCTTCAGTGTCAATGCCACCATTGTTGATGATGAATTGGAAGGCATAGTCCATGAGACCTCCATTGCATCCTTGGTTATATGAATTATCACAGTCCACCAATTCTTGCTCTGACAAGGAGAAAAGATCACCTGTCACAATTTGATTTATGCCTTCAATCGCACCAATTGTCGAGAACGCCCAACAACTCCCTTCATCAATATACACAGGTAAAACATCAGCATAAGGTAAAATTTCCTTCAGTTGCAAACAAAATTGAATAGCATCCTCAAAAATCTAGTCAAACAACATCACATGACACTCATTAAATTTATGCTCCCTGAATGAATTCACATATTCTATAGCTGTTGACTCGTAACATTTACTTAATCTAATGCCTTTACTCTTCCTCCCATCTCTCCACCACAAGGAGCCTATGTTTTAGCTTGTAATGTATTTCTTACTCAAAGTTATTCCTAAGGTATAGTATGAATCCTACAACAGtttgacttcttttttcttttttttttaaatggtcgAATATTATTAGCATGGAACCATCATATACACAATTACATAATATCCAATTGACCatgcagtaaaaaaaaaatagatgttttttttttttgttattaatcaaaatatcattaaaaccTTATCCAAACCTTTGTTTAAttctttcaacaaaatatttgtctgtTTAAGCAAATACAGTGTTTCTTAAAGAGCAATTCT
The sequence above is drawn from the Alnus glutinosa chromosome 11, dhAlnGlut1.1, whole genome shotgun sequence genome and encodes:
- the LOC133882504 gene encoding cysteine proteinase mucunain-like; its protein translation is MAKSFVLAMVSCLVLAVAFAAATDMSIIDYDLKHGQRTNTHVRSLYEAWLVNHGKAYNALGEKERRFEIFKDNLRFIDEHNKVENRTYRLGLNRFADLTNDEYRSVFLGGRMDRKGRLSGTKSGRYAYRAGEDLPESVDWREKGAVVEVKDQGQCGSCWAFSTIGAIEGINQIVTGDLFSLSEQELVDCDNSYNQGCNGGLMDYAFQFIINNGGIDTEEDYPYRARDGACDTNRKNARVVTIDGYEDVPENDENSLKKAVANQPVSVAIEAGGRAFQLYDSGIFTGLCGTQLDHGVVAVGYGTENGVDYWLVRNSWGSSWGENGYIKLERNVASTTTTGKCGIAIEPSYPIKNGPNPPNPGPSPPSPPARPDNVCDEYYSCSAGTTCCCIYEYGDFCFGWGCCPLESATCCDDHYSCCPQEYPICDLDVGACRMSKDNPLGVKAFKRSPAKRTWSHHIADKKMNSA